In Cupriavidus basilensis, the following proteins share a genomic window:
- a CDS encoding efflux RND transporter periplasmic adaptor subunit, translating into MSPSGDAAAPGMAPARTRRLRASLLVLAVLGGALAAGVLPRLHAHATLAARTAEALATTVSTVRPASTPALQALTLPGDVRAFQDAPVYARVNGYLRRWYADIGTPVKQGQLLAEIDAPEVSDQLRQAHADEAIAAANYALAKSTAERWQDLLKSRSVAQQDTDQKVADMQAKAATLASARSNTARLAQLASYTQIRAPFDGVVTARNVDTGALIDAGSAGGPGRELFHLSAGTRLRVYVQVPQDASGMVGPQMQAWLTLPQFPGQRFAAAVARNAGAIDNVTRSLRVELDVDNAGGRILPGAYAEVHLSAPQARAGLTLPANTLMFRPQGTCVAVVGANGMLSIRLVTLGRDFGSHVEITEGLQGGEQVVVNPGDGLLAGDRVRVAANAPDIPATPATPATQPATTASQAK; encoded by the coding sequence ATGTCCCCATCCGGCGACGCCGCCGCCCCAGGCATGGCACCCGCGCGCACTCGCCGCCTGCGAGCCAGCTTGCTGGTACTGGCAGTGCTTGGCGGCGCGCTGGCCGCCGGCGTCCTGCCCAGGCTGCATGCCCATGCCACGCTGGCCGCGCGCACCGCCGAAGCCCTGGCCACCACCGTCTCGACGGTGCGGCCTGCCAGCACGCCAGCGCTGCAGGCGCTGACCTTGCCAGGCGACGTGCGCGCCTTCCAGGACGCACCTGTCTATGCGCGCGTCAACGGCTACCTGCGCCGTTGGTACGCCGACATCGGCACCCCGGTCAAGCAAGGCCAGTTGCTGGCAGAGATCGACGCGCCCGAGGTCAGCGACCAGCTGCGGCAAGCACACGCCGACGAAGCCATCGCCGCGGCCAACTACGCGCTGGCCAAAAGCACCGCCGAGCGCTGGCAAGACCTGCTCAAATCCCGCTCGGTGGCGCAGCAGGACACCGACCAGAAAGTGGCCGACATGCAGGCCAAGGCCGCCACGCTCGCCTCCGCCCGCTCCAACACGGCACGGCTGGCGCAGCTCGCCTCGTACACGCAGATCCGCGCGCCCTTCGACGGTGTGGTGACCGCGCGCAACGTGGACACCGGCGCGCTGATCGATGCCGGCAGCGCCGGCGGACCCGGCCGGGAGTTGTTCCATCTCTCGGCCGGCACGCGGCTGCGTGTGTATGTGCAGGTGCCGCAGGACGCAAGCGGCATGGTCGGCCCGCAGATGCAGGCATGGCTGACACTGCCGCAGTTCCCCGGCCAGCGCTTTGCCGCTGCCGTGGCGCGCAATGCCGGCGCCATCGACAACGTCACGCGCAGCCTGCGCGTGGAGCTGGACGTGGACAATGCGGGGGGACGGATCCTGCCGGGCGCCTATGCGGAGGTCCACCTCAGCGCGCCGCAGGCAAGGGCCGGCCTGACCCTGCCTGCCAACACGTTGATGTTCCGCCCGCAAGGCACCTGCGTGGCCGTGGTGGGCGCGAACGGCATGCTGTCGATCCGGCTGGTAACGCTGGGCCGAGACTTTGGCTCGCATGTGGAGATCACGGAGGGCTTGCAGGGCGGCGAGCAGGTGGTGGTCAACCCCGGCGACGGCCTGCTGGCGGGCGATCGGGTCCGGGTGGCGGCGAATGCGCCCGATATACCGGCCACGCCGGCCACGCCGGCCACCCAGCCGGCAACCACGGCCAGCCAGGCAAAGTAG
- a CDS encoding efflux transporter outer membrane subunit, giving the protein MLLTGCATAPAYQPPTVDTPAAYKEAGASAAHPGGPAGIAPDWWRVYADAPLNALEARIDVSSQTLRKAVALLEDARAQARAAHAAYFPTISAGLSASSSHTSANVVGRSLAGKTEPDHLLGLTASWEPDLWGRIGNGVDAAQARAQASADDVAAVRLGLQAELAADYFGLRSADREIDLLRRTVDAYGTVLQLANNRYRGGIATEGDVAQAKAQLESTRAQLADLRLTRTQLEHAIATLLGEPVARFSLPPLADTAVLPTLPAMPAALPSQLLERRPDIAAAERRVAAANAQVGVARAAFFPSLLLAVGGGLESTSLASWLTAPSRFWAIGPALAATLFDGGRRQAVADSARAQFDASAADYRASVLRGFQEVEDNFAALHALQEEATSQQAATEASKRALALGLDRYRKGAVAYLDVSVLESTALASERAAELVHRRQLIASVMLVKALGGGWQSTAVAP; this is encoded by the coding sequence ATGCTGCTGACAGGCTGCGCCACCGCGCCGGCCTACCAGCCACCCACGGTCGACACGCCCGCCGCCTACAAGGAAGCCGGCGCCAGCGCCGCGCATCCTGGCGGCCCGGCGGGCATCGCGCCCGACTGGTGGCGCGTGTATGCCGACGCGCCGCTCAACGCGCTCGAAGCCCGCATCGACGTTTCCAGCCAGACGCTGCGCAAGGCCGTGGCCCTGCTGGAAGACGCCCGTGCCCAGGCCCGGGCCGCGCATGCGGCTTACTTTCCCACCATCAGCGCCGGGCTGAGCGCCAGCAGCAGCCATACCTCGGCCAATGTGGTTGGCCGCTCGCTGGCCGGCAAGACCGAGCCAGACCACCTGCTGGGGCTCACCGCCTCCTGGGAACCCGACCTGTGGGGACGCATCGGCAATGGCGTGGATGCCGCCCAGGCGCGCGCCCAGGCCAGTGCGGACGACGTGGCGGCGGTGCGCCTCGGCCTGCAGGCCGAACTGGCCGCCGACTACTTCGGCCTGCGTTCGGCCGACCGGGAGATCGATCTGCTCAGGCGCACCGTCGACGCCTACGGCACGGTCCTGCAACTGGCCAACAACCGCTACCGTGGCGGCATCGCCACCGAAGGCGACGTGGCGCAAGCCAAGGCACAGCTCGAAAGCACCAGGGCGCAGCTAGCCGACCTGCGCCTGACCCGCACACAGCTGGAGCATGCCATCGCCACGCTCCTGGGCGAGCCCGTGGCGCGCTTCTCGCTGCCGCCACTGGCCGATACCGCCGTGCTGCCTACCCTGCCGGCCATGCCGGCCGCCCTGCCCTCGCAGCTCCTGGAGCGCCGCCCCGACATTGCCGCCGCCGAACGCCGCGTGGCAGCTGCCAATGCACAGGTCGGCGTGGCTCGCGCCGCGTTTTTCCCGAGCCTGCTGCTCGCCGTCGGTGGCGGCCTGGAGAGCACCAGCCTGGCCAGCTGGCTGACCGCGCCGAGCCGCTTCTGGGCGATCGGCCCGGCACTGGCCGCCACGCTGTTCGACGGTGGCCGCCGCCAGGCGGTGGCCGACAGCGCGCGCGCCCAGTTCGATGCCAGTGCCGCCGACTATCGCGCAAGCGTGCTGCGCGGCTTCCAGGAGGTGGAAGACAACTTTGCCGCGCTGCATGCGCTGCAGGAAGAGGCCACCAGCCAGCAAGCCGCCACCGAGGCGTCCAAGCGCGCCCTGGCGCTGGGGCTGGACCGCTACCGCAAGGGCGCGGTCGCCTACCTGGATGTCAGCGTGCTGGAGAGCACCGCGCTTGCCAGCGAACGGGCCGCCGAGCTGGTGCACCGACGCCAGTTGATCGCGAGCGTGATGCTGGTCAAGGCACTGGGCGGCGGCTGGCAAAGCACTGCCGTGGCACCATAG
- a CDS encoding TetR/AcrR family transcriptional regulator → MATPSARERILDTAARLFYQDGLRATGIDKIIAESGVAKMSLYRHFASKNELIAAFLDRRHESWMRWFEQDVEARFAASPGLEVIAHALADWFSDADFRGCAFINAVAEAGASGEGTQVAQSVAHKAELAAFIASLARRLGLPEPDAIAEEAMLCVEGMIVRYQMTADPGVVDAGRRLLRRLQQVR, encoded by the coding sequence ATGGCCACGCCTTCCGCCCGCGAGCGCATCCTGGATACCGCAGCCCGCCTGTTCTACCAGGACGGGCTGCGCGCGACCGGCATCGACAAGATCATCGCCGAGTCCGGCGTGGCCAAGATGTCGCTGTACCGGCATTTCGCCTCAAAGAACGAACTGATCGCGGCCTTCCTCGACCGGCGCCACGAGAGCTGGATGCGCTGGTTCGAGCAGGACGTGGAAGCGCGCTTTGCCGCCAGCCCCGGCCTGGAGGTCATCGCGCACGCGCTGGCCGACTGGTTTTCCGACGCGGATTTTCGCGGTTGCGCGTTTATCAATGCGGTGGCGGAGGCGGGCGCCTCCGGCGAGGGCACTCAGGTGGCGCAATCCGTGGCGCACAAGGCGGAACTGGCGGCCTTTATCGCTTCGCTGGCCAGGCGGCTTGGCCTGCCGGAGCCCGACGCCATCGCCGAAGAGGCAATGCTCTGCGTGGAGGGCATGATCGTGCGGTACCAGATGACGGCCGATCCGGGCGTGGTCGATGCAGGACGGCGCTTGCTGCGCCGGTTGCAGCAAGTGCGTTGA
- a CDS encoding DUF1348 family protein: MPSNPEIRPPVPPFTRETAIQKVRGAEDGWNSRDPERVALAYTVDSAWRNRAEFVNGREAIVGFLARKWQKELDYRLIKELWAFDGNRIAVRFAYEWHDDSGNWYRSYGNENWEFNEAGLMQRRFACINDAPIKASERKFFWPLGRRPDDHASLSDLGL; the protein is encoded by the coding sequence ATGCCGTCCAACCCCGAAATCCGCCCGCCCGTGCCCCCGTTCACCCGTGAAACCGCCATCCAGAAAGTACGCGGCGCCGAAGACGGCTGGAACAGCCGCGACCCCGAGCGTGTGGCGCTTGCCTACACCGTCGACAGCGCGTGGCGCAACCGCGCGGAGTTCGTGAACGGGCGCGAGGCCATCGTCGGCTTCCTGGCGCGAAAGTGGCAGAAGGAGCTGGACTACCGCCTGATCAAGGAACTGTGGGCTTTCGACGGCAACCGCATCGCGGTACGGTTTGCGTACGAGTGGCATGACGATTCGGGCAACTGGTATCGCTCCTACGGCAACGAGAACTGGGAGTTCAACGAAGCCGGCCTGATGCAGCGGCGCTTTGCGTGCATCAACGATGCGCCGATCAAGGCGTCCGAGCGCAAGTTCTTCTGGCCCCTGGGGCGCCGGCCGGACGACCACGCCAGCCTGAGCGATCTCGGCCTTTAG
- a CDS encoding flavin reductase family protein, giving the protein MSAEPYFYEPANGHGLPHDPFNAIVGPRPIGWISSRAGDGIVNLAPYSFFNAFNYTPPIVGFSSIGYKDSVRNIEQTREFCWNLATRPLADAMNASCAAVPPEVDEFELAGLTPVASRLVAVPRVAQSPVSFECKLTQLIQLEGADGHQVPTWLVLGEVVGVHVDKALLKDGIYDTAAARPILRGGGPADYFEIGPEALFRMRRPR; this is encoded by the coding sequence GTGTCTGCCGAACCCTATTTCTACGAGCCCGCCAACGGGCATGGCCTGCCGCATGATCCCTTCAACGCCATCGTCGGGCCGCGCCCGATCGGCTGGATTTCGTCGCGCGCGGGCGATGGGATCGTCAATCTCGCGCCCTATAGCTTCTTCAACGCCTTCAACTACACGCCGCCCATCGTGGGTTTTTCCAGCATTGGCTACAAGGACAGCGTGCGCAATATCGAGCAGACCCGCGAGTTCTGCTGGAACCTGGCCACGCGGCCGCTGGCCGACGCCATGAACGCGAGCTGCGCGGCCGTGCCGCCGGAGGTCGACGAGTTCGAGCTGGCAGGACTCACGCCGGTAGCGTCGCGCCTGGTCGCGGTGCCGCGGGTGGCGCAAAGCCCGGTCTCGTTCGAGTGCAAGCTCACCCAGCTGATCCAGCTCGAGGGCGCCGATGGCCATCAGGTGCCGACCTGGCTGGTGCTGGGCGAGGTGGTCGGCGTGCACGTGGACAAGGCGCTGTTGAAGGACGGCATCTATGACACGGCCGCGGCCCGGCCGATCCTGCGCGGCGGCGGGCCGGCCGACTACTTCGAGATCGGACCCGAGGCGCTGTTCCGCATGCGGCGCCCGCGCTGA
- a CDS encoding GntR family transcriptional regulator — protein sequence MQSLQDRIREAIEEEIHAGKLKPGSQLDERALAEQFDSSRTPVREALLMLAAQGLVTIVPRAGIFVHKPTVAELVAMFETLAEMEGVVARLATQRISEAGRAALSLAFEHGRAFVEAADTPGYVDANRDFHDVLYQATANPYLAEQIRMLRRRLAIYWRHRGLINPARVPSSFQEHGVIVAAVLAGDADAAAAAMRAHLSAGGKAVADLVLLAQDAYDEPAAAAGGR from the coding sequence GTGCAGTCACTCCAGGACCGGATCCGGGAGGCGATTGAGGAAGAGATTCACGCCGGCAAGCTGAAGCCCGGATCGCAGCTGGACGAGCGGGCGCTGGCCGAGCAGTTCGACAGTTCGCGCACGCCGGTGCGGGAGGCATTGCTGATGCTGGCGGCGCAAGGCCTGGTGACGATCGTGCCGCGCGCGGGGATCTTCGTGCACAAGCCAACCGTGGCCGAACTGGTGGCAATGTTCGAGACGCTGGCTGAGATGGAGGGCGTGGTGGCCCGGCTGGCAACGCAGCGCATCAGCGAGGCGGGCAGGGCGGCGCTGTCGTTGGCGTTCGAGCATGGCCGGGCCTTTGTGGAGGCGGCCGATACGCCGGGCTATGTGGACGCCAACCGTGATTTCCACGACGTGCTCTATCAGGCGACAGCCAACCCGTATCTGGCTGAGCAGATTCGCATGCTGCGGCGGCGGCTGGCGATCTACTGGCGCCATCGCGGACTCATCAACCCCGCTCGCGTGCCGAGTTCCTTCCAGGAGCATGGCGTGATCGTGGCGGCGGTACTGGCGGGCGACGCGGACGCGGCGGCCGCCGCGATGCGCGCGCATCTTTCGGCGGGTGGCAAGGCCGTCGCCGATCTGGTGCTGCTGGCGCAGGACGCTTATGACGAGCCGGCCGCCGCCGCGGGAGGGCGCTGA
- a CDS encoding enoyl-CoA hydratase/isomerase family protein, giving the protein MQIHGEPRLSIDGSVATITFERPEVANRLSPRDLLVLREHINSINAMERVLVLRFTGTGKYFCSGYDIGALANADEAGAPAFGEMIDLIEAARPVTIAAVNGGVYGGATDLCLACDFRVGVPHCDMFMPAARLGLHFYRGGLERYVSRLGVDTAKRLFLTADRLDANEMLKVGFLTEIVAADTLAQRVDALSATLAGMAPIALLGMKQALNQIARGALDTAALEREIARAGASADLCEGAAAWREKRAAVFTGR; this is encoded by the coding sequence ATGCAAATACACGGCGAACCCCGGCTCAGCATCGATGGAAGCGTTGCAACCATCACCTTTGAACGCCCCGAAGTGGCGAATCGGCTAAGTCCGCGTGATTTGCTGGTACTTCGCGAGCATATCAACTCCATCAATGCGATGGAGCGTGTTTTGGTTCTGCGCTTCACCGGTACCGGCAAGTATTTCTGCAGCGGCTACGACATCGGCGCGCTGGCCAACGCCGACGAGGCGGGGGCGCCGGCCTTCGGCGAGATGATCGACCTGATCGAAGCCGCTCGCCCGGTCACCATCGCGGCGGTCAACGGCGGCGTCTATGGCGGCGCCACGGATCTGTGCCTGGCCTGCGACTTCCGCGTGGGCGTGCCCCACTGCGACATGTTCATGCCAGCGGCCAGGCTCGGCCTGCATTTCTACCGGGGCGGGCTGGAGCGCTATGTCAGCCGGCTGGGCGTGGACACCGCCAAGCGCCTCTTCCTGACGGCTGACCGGCTCGATGCGAATGAAATGCTCAAGGTGGGCTTCCTGACCGAGATCGTCGCGGCCGACACCCTGGCGCAGCGTGTCGATGCGCTCAGCGCCACGCTCGCCGGCATGGCGCCCATTGCCCTGCTGGGCATGAAGCAGGCCCTGAACCAGATCGCGCGCGGCGCGCTGGACACGGCCGCGCTGGAACGCGAGATCGCGCGGGCCGGAGCGTCGGCGGATTTGTGCGAGGGCGCAGCCGCCTGGCGCGAGAAACGCGCCGCGGTATTCACCGGCAGGTAG
- a CDS encoding Bug family tripartite tricarboxylate transporter substrate binding protein: MTKRHPTLLFLLASASALAGPALAADAFPIKPIRVVIGFPAGGGADNVARLYGDALSKELGQPVIVDNKPGAGTTIAAETVAKAPADGYTLYIASASLMGGDKVLYKNIRYEPTDFAPITRLTVSPLLLAANKESGITSVASLLAKARQHPGALNYSSSGNGVITHLAGVQFTRLAGVQLTHVPYKGGAPSAQAVAAGDAQFTFATPASVQAMIDTGKVVGIAVTSAKRSSVLPNYPTVAEAGIKGYDVTNWYGLFAPAQTPPAVIEKLFAASARALAKPELRARLASRGEEVSPSASPAEFRQFAQREGKTVADLTLSSGARID, from the coding sequence ATGACAAAGCGGCACCCCACCCTGCTGTTCCTGCTAGCATCCGCATCCGCTCTGGCCGGCCCCGCGCTGGCGGCGGACGCCTTCCCGATCAAGCCGATCCGCGTGGTGATCGGCTTTCCTGCTGGCGGCGGCGCCGACAACGTGGCGCGGCTGTATGGCGACGCGCTCTCCAAGGAACTCGGGCAGCCGGTTATCGTCGACAACAAGCCTGGCGCGGGCACCACCATTGCCGCCGAGACCGTGGCCAAGGCGCCGGCCGATGGCTACACGCTGTATATCGCCTCGGCCAGCCTGATGGGCGGCGACAAGGTGCTCTACAAGAACATCCGCTACGAGCCCACGGACTTTGCGCCCATCACGCGGCTGACCGTCTCGCCGCTGCTGCTGGCGGCCAACAAGGAATCCGGCATCACCAGCGTGGCCAGCCTGCTGGCAAAAGCCCGCCAGCACCCCGGCGCGCTCAACTACTCGTCCTCCGGCAACGGCGTGATCACGCACCTGGCCGGCGTGCAGTTCACCAGGCTGGCCGGCGTGCAGCTTACCCACGTGCCCTACAAGGGCGGCGCGCCGTCCGCGCAGGCGGTGGCCGCCGGCGATGCGCAATTCACCTTTGCCACGCCAGCTTCCGTGCAGGCCATGATCGATACCGGCAAGGTGGTCGGCATTGCCGTCACCTCCGCCAAGCGCTCTTCCGTGCTGCCGAACTATCCGACCGTCGCCGAAGCCGGCATCAAAGGCTACGACGTGACCAACTGGTATGGCCTGTTTGCCCCGGCGCAAACGCCGCCCGCCGTGATCGAGAAGCTCTTCGCCGCTTCCGCCAGGGCACTGGCCAAGCCGGAATTGCGGGCCAGGCTGGCCAGCCGCGGCGAGGAAGTCTCGCCGTCCGCATCGCCCGCGGAGTTCCGGCAGTTCGCGCAGCGCGAAGGCAAGACCGTGGCAGACCTGACGCTGAGCAGCGGCGCCAGGATCGACTGA
- a CDS encoding CaiB/BaiF CoA transferase family protein, producing MNRNAANLPLAGFTVVDLTRVLAGPYCTMMLADLGARVIKIENPAGGDDSRHVGPFVDGESAYFASVNRNKESIALDLKSPRDREVLAAMIAGADVLVENFRAGVMEKLGFTWEALHAANPRLVYASISGFGQTGPYRDRPAYDMVVQAMGGLMSVTGQTGGDPVRVGVSIGDLGAGLYAAIGIQSALLKRSRTGLGERVDIGMLDCQVALLENAIARHSATGAVPAPLGTRHPSITPFDMFKTADGFIVIAAGNDTLFQKLCAALSLPALAADPRFATVLARNQHHAELKTGMEARLADADSATWSATLEAAGVPHGPLQSVADIVQDPHVQARGMLLQASIGEDRPITLAGNPIKIGSQAGASRFRRSPRLDEHRASLLEEFGQHVNID from the coding sequence ATGAATCGCAATGCCGCAAACCTCCCGCTCGCGGGCTTTACCGTGGTAGACCTGACCCGTGTGCTGGCCGGTCCCTACTGCACCATGATGCTGGCCGATCTCGGCGCGCGCGTGATCAAGATCGAGAACCCCGCGGGCGGTGACGACTCCCGGCATGTCGGCCCGTTCGTGGATGGCGAGTCGGCGTACTTCGCCTCGGTCAACCGCAACAAGGAATCCATCGCGCTCGACCTGAAATCCCCGCGCGACCGTGAAGTGCTGGCGGCGATGATCGCCGGCGCCGATGTGCTGGTGGAAAACTTCCGTGCCGGCGTGATGGAAAAACTCGGCTTTACATGGGAAGCCTTGCACGCCGCCAATCCGCGCCTGGTCTATGCCTCGATCTCCGGCTTCGGCCAGACCGGCCCCTACCGCGACCGGCCCGCCTACGACATGGTGGTGCAGGCAATGGGCGGCCTGATGAGCGTGACCGGCCAGACCGGCGGCGACCCGGTGCGGGTCGGCGTGTCCATCGGCGACCTTGGCGCGGGACTGTATGCCGCCATTGGCATTCAGTCCGCGCTGCTCAAGCGCAGCCGCACAGGGCTTGGCGAGCGCGTCGATATCGGCATGCTCGATTGCCAGGTCGCGCTGCTGGAAAACGCCATCGCGCGCCACTCCGCCACCGGCGCCGTGCCCGCGCCGCTGGGCACGCGCCATCCCTCCATCACGCCGTTCGACATGTTCAAGACCGCTGACGGCTTCATCGTGATTGCAGCGGGCAACGACACCTTGTTCCAGAAACTCTGCGCCGCGCTCAGCCTGCCGGCGCTGGCGGCCGACCCGCGCTTTGCCACCGTGCTGGCGCGCAACCAGCACCACGCCGAACTCAAGACTGGCATGGAAGCGCGCCTGGCTGATGCGGACAGCGCCACCTGGTCGGCCACGCTGGAAGCCGCCGGCGTGCCGCACGGCCCGCTGCAAAGCGTGGCCGACATCGTGCAGGACCCGCACGTGCAAGCGCGCGGCATGCTGCTGCAAGCCAGCATCGGCGAGGACCGCCCGATCACCCTGGCCGGCAACCCGATCAAGATCGGCAGCCAGGCAGGCGCGAGCCGCTTCCGGCGCTCGCCAAGGCTGGACGAGCATCGCGCAAGCCTGCTGGAGGAGTTTGGCCAGCATGTCAACATTGACTGA
- a CDS encoding tetratricopeptide repeat protein — MTKPSTDPSAPEAALAVELDVELEAGLTAAITYLNQGNVDAAASHAAALIGRYPAHPAVCQLSAQIALQRGDATLARRHIAQGLLLRPDHLPSLLIAGRAALADGAAAEALPPLLRACALSGNALEPSYLACVARLQSGAADAVAELGLLIQRAPGFAPAWIELAEAMRQGGELQAALAALDRALALDGNIARAQFQRGKVLHALGRKAEAAGAFAGAVALEPRSREARLNLAIAQQELGELSAAQATLEALVGAHPRDYDGWIQLGLVRQDRRDLRGAQAALRSALACQPDAAPAAVNLGIVLQEDGQPDAALAAYAHAYRVAPETFGRIAQALCSGPHGRLWADLGALRALLASLGVPGNPGNPGNPGSIQD, encoded by the coding sequence ATGACCAAGCCGAGTACGGACCCGAGCGCGCCCGAAGCCGCGCTGGCAGTTGAGTTGGACGTTGAACTGGAGGCCGGGCTGACGGCGGCCATCACGTATCTGAACCAGGGCAACGTCGATGCCGCCGCCAGCCATGCGGCCGCGCTCATCGGCCGCTACCCGGCGCATCCCGCCGTGTGCCAACTGAGCGCGCAGATTGCCCTGCAGCGTGGTGATGCCACGCTGGCGCGGCGCCATATCGCGCAGGGACTCTTGCTGCGGCCGGATCACCTGCCCTCGCTACTGATCGCCGGCCGGGCGGCGCTGGCCGATGGCGCGGCGGCAGAGGCGCTGCCGCCCCTGTTGCGCGCCTGCGCGCTCAGCGGAAATGCCCTGGAGCCGAGCTATCTCGCTTGCGTCGCCCGGTTGCAGAGCGGAGCGGCGGACGCTGTGGCGGAACTGGGCCTGCTGATCCAGCGGGCGCCGGGTTTTGCGCCGGCGTGGATCGAACTGGCGGAGGCGATGCGCCAGGGCGGCGAGCTGCAAGCCGCGCTGGCGGCGCTGGACCGCGCCCTGGCGCTGGACGGCAATATCGCGCGCGCGCAGTTCCAGCGGGGCAAGGTGCTGCATGCGCTCGGGCGCAAGGCCGAGGCTGCCGGCGCCTTTGCCGGTGCCGTGGCGCTGGAGCCGCGCAGCCGGGAGGCGCGCCTGAACCTGGCCATCGCGCAGCAAGAACTCGGCGAGCTGAGCGCCGCGCAAGCCACGCTGGAAGCCCTGGTCGGCGCGCATCCGCGGGACTACGACGGCTGGATCCAGCTTGGGCTGGTGCGGCAAGACCGGCGTGACCTGCGCGGTGCGCAGGCCGCCTTGCGCAGCGCCCTGGCCTGCCAGCCGGACGCTGCGCCGGCGGCGGTCAACCTTGGCATCGTGCTGCAGGAAGACGGCCAGCCGGATGCGGCCCTGGCCGCCTATGCCCACGCCTACCGCGTTGCACCGGAGACCTTCGGCCGCATCGCGCAGGCGCTGTGCTCGGGACCGCACGGCCGGCTATGGGCCGACCTCGGCGCCTTGCGTGCCTTGCTGGCCAGCCTCGGCGTACCGGGCAACCCAGGCAACCCAGGCAACCCGGGCAGCATTCAGGACTGA
- a CDS encoding NCS2 family permease, which produces MLEQPFPGHAAAPGTDAIEAKAIDAIASVQAKGLLDRYFQISERGSTGRRETLAGATTFMAMVYSVFVVPGMLGKAGFDGSAVFVATCLTAAFGSLLMGVWAKLPIAIGCAISLTAFTAFGLVLGQGLSPAVALGAIFLMGVVFTTISVTGVRSWILRNLPAGVAHGTGIGIGLFLLLIASNDVGLVIKNPGAGLPVALGKITAFPVVMSILGLAAIFGLERRRVPGGILLVIVAISALGLAFDPAVKFTGVFALPALSAPGHASLIGAMDIKGALSLTVLPSVLALVMTAVFDATGTIRAVAGQAGQLDAKGQIPNGGRALTTDSLSSIFSAFFGGAPAAAYIESSVGVAAGAKTGLAAVVVGLLFLAVIFFSPLAGLVPSYATAPALMYVGLLMLSSVSKLHMDDMVDAMAGLVCAVFIVLTCNIVTGIMLGFCTLVIGRIVAGEYRKLNVGTVAIALALAVFYGGGWAI; this is translated from the coding sequence ATGCTTGAACAGCCGTTCCCCGGACATGCCGCCGCCCCCGGCACCGACGCGATCGAGGCCAAGGCCATCGACGCCATCGCGTCCGTGCAAGCCAAGGGCTTGCTCGACCGTTACTTCCAGATCAGCGAGCGCGGCAGCACCGGGCGCCGCGAGACATTGGCCGGCGCCACCACCTTCATGGCCATGGTCTACTCCGTGTTCGTCGTGCCGGGCATGCTCGGCAAGGCGGGCTTCGATGGCAGCGCCGTGTTCGTCGCCACTTGCCTGACCGCGGCGTTCGGTTCCTTGTTGATGGGCGTGTGGGCCAAGCTGCCCATCGCCATCGGCTGCGCGATCTCGCTGACCGCTTTCACCGCCTTCGGGCTGGTGCTCGGGCAGGGGCTCTCCCCAGCCGTTGCGCTTGGCGCGATCTTCCTGATGGGCGTGGTCTTCACCACCATTTCCGTGACCGGCGTGCGCTCCTGGATCCTGCGCAACCTGCCGGCGGGCGTGGCGCACGGCACGGGCATCGGCATTGGCTTGTTCCTGCTGCTGATCGCGTCCAACGACGTGGGCCTGGTGATCAAGAACCCTGGCGCGGGCCTGCCGGTCGCACTGGGCAAAATCACCGCCTTCCCGGTCGTCATGTCGATCCTCGGCCTGGCCGCCATCTTCGGGCTGGAGCGGCGCCGGGTGCCGGGCGGCATCTTGCTGGTGATCGTCGCCATCTCTGCGCTGGGCCTGGCCTTCGATCCCGCCGTCAAGTTCACGGGTGTGTTCGCGCTGCCCGCGCTGAGCGCGCCGGGCCATGCCTCGCTGATCGGTGCGATGGACATCAAGGGCGCGCTGTCGCTGACGGTGCTGCCCAGCGTGCTGGCATTGGTGATGACCGCCGTGTTCGACGCCACCGGCACCATCCGCGCCGTCGCGGGCCAGGCCGGCCAGCTCGATGCGAAGGGCCAGATCCCCAACGGCGGCCGTGCCCTGACCACGGACTCGCTCAGCTCGATCTTCTCGGCCTTCTTCGGTGGCGCGCCCGCCGCGGCCTACATCGAATCGAGCGTTGGCGTGGCCGCCGGCGCAAAGACCGGCCTGGCCGCGGTGGTAGTCGGCCTGCTCTTCCTGGCAGTGATCTTCTTCTCGCCGCTGGCCGGGCTGGTGCCTTCGTACGCGACGGCACCTGCCCTGATGTATGTGGGCCTGTTGATGCTCAGCAGCGTCAGCAAACTGCATATGGACGATATGGTCGACGCCATGGCCGGCCTGGTCTGCGCGGTCTTTATCGTGCTGACCTGCAATATCGTCACGGGCATCATGCTGGGCTTCTGCACCCTGGTGATCGGCCGCATCGTGGCCGGTGAATACCGCAAGCTGAACGTGGGCACCGTGGCCATCGCGCTGGCGCTGGCCGTGTTCTACGGCGGCGGCTGGGCAATCTGA